Proteins encoded by one window of Novipirellula artificiosorum:
- a CDS encoding sulfatase-like hydrolase/transferase, with the protein MKSIINTLKPTLLLAALLLTPRTALPAADTPPPATQPNIVFIYADDWGWGDLSCHGSTWVQTPNLDRLASEGIDFQQFNVLNPVCSPSRVAAMTGRYPSRYGVNSVFGARRPGPEQPDWLDPRAPTTPRYLKAAGYRTAHFGKWHMAVDKLPGQPAMADYGIDESAVYHGPGPGIKPHEIADRAAQFIEANKDHPFFVDVWIHESHTAHSPTPEALEKWKHVDEEQKRIYAAVITDGDNHVGKVLAALDRAGVAQNTIVVFSSDNGPERTSTSKGSPGKHGSYYSVGETGGLRGRKRNLFEGGVRTPFIVRWPGHTLAGVKNDTTVLSAVDLLPTFCAAAGVTPPAEAQCDGENLLAAFNGEPVLRTRPIFWQHTGAGGEPDGWPRLAVRDGDWKLVTDNDGVRVELHNMKSDRTEEIAKDQSKAHPEVVSRLTKMVLDWKATLPTKPDPTCLSPDKGAPKRAGRNAE; encoded by the coding sequence ATGAAATCAATCATCAACACCCTGAAACCGACACTCCTCCTGGCCGCCCTGCTGCTCACGCCACGAACTGCGCTGCCCGCCGCCGATACCCCACCGCCAGCCACCCAACCCAATATCGTTTTCATCTACGCTGACGACTGGGGGTGGGGCGATTTATCCTGCCACGGCAGTACGTGGGTGCAGACGCCCAACCTTGACCGACTTGCCAGCGAGGGGATTGACTTTCAGCAGTTCAACGTGCTCAACCCCGTCTGCTCGCCAAGTCGCGTCGCGGCCATGACCGGGCGTTATCCCTCCCGCTACGGCGTCAATAGTGTGTTCGGAGCCCGCCGACCAGGACCAGAGCAGCCGGACTGGCTGGACCCCCGAGCGCCCACCACGCCCCGCTACCTCAAGGCCGCCGGTTATCGCACGGCGCATTTTGGCAAATGGCACATGGCCGTGGACAAGCTGCCGGGCCAACCGGCAATGGCGGACTACGGGATTGACGAGTCAGCGGTTTATCACGGGCCGGGTCCGGGAATCAAACCGCACGAGATCGCCGACCGAGCGGCGCAGTTCATCGAGGCCAACAAGGATCACCCGTTCTTTGTGGACGTGTGGATTCATGAAAGCCATACCGCGCACTCCCCGACGCCCGAAGCGCTAGAGAAGTGGAAGCACGTCGATGAAGAGCAGAAACGGATTTATGCCGCCGTCATCACCGACGGCGACAATCATGTGGGCAAGGTGCTCGCCGCTCTCGACAGGGCGGGCGTGGCGCAAAATACCATCGTGGTTTTTTCCAGTGACAACGGCCCGGAACGTACCAGCACCAGCAAAGGATCACCCGGCAAACATGGAAGCTACTACAGTGTCGGCGAAACCGGTGGCTTGCGCGGACGCAAACGCAACCTGTTTGAAGGCGGCGTACGCACGCCGTTCATCGTTCGCTGGCCGGGTCACACGTTGGCGGGAGTGAAGAATGACACGACCGTACTGAGTGCTGTAGATTTGCTGCCCACCTTTTGCGCAGCTGCTGGCGTAACGCCGCCAGCCGAGGCCCAGTGCGACGGAGAAAACCTGCTGGCGGCATTCAACGGCGAGCCGGTTCTCCGCACCCGGCCAATCTTCTGGCAGCACACGGGCGCTGGCGGCGAACCGGATGGGTGGCCGCGTCTGGCCGTCCGCGACGGGGATTGGAAACTGGTGACGGACAATGACGGCGTGCGCGTCGAGTTGCACAACATGAAATCAGATCGCACGGAAGAAATCGCCAAAGACCAATCGAAGGCGCACCCGGAAGTCGTGTCGCGGCTTACCAAGATGGTGCTCGACTGGAAGGCCACGCTACCCACCAAGCCGGACCCGACCTGTTTGAGCCCGGACAAGGGCGCGCCAAAAAGAGCTGGCAGAAACGCGGAGTAG
- a CDS encoding sulfatase-like hydrolase/transferase, which translates to MRTILRSLLLTLCCFAGVAAHAAESSKPNIVFIYADDWGWGDLSCHGHEWLKTPNIDRLASEGTDFQQFNVLNPVCSPSRTAVMTGKFPARFSVHQHFASPTVNRNQNMPDWLDPKPTMLPRLFQQAGYRTGHFGKWHLTNAGVEGAPKPEAYGYDNYAVFNGGTGWGKPEPLHDMAKDTLAFIEANKDQPFFVNVWLHESHTPHVPTPESMAKWKHLDEQKQVYSAVITDGDNAVGLILDALEREGLSDNTIVMFASDNGPEWTHADQQHKKMGAGYGTWASIGQTSGLRGKKRSLYEGGVRSPFIVRWPGHTPAGEMNNTTVFTGVDLLPTLCAAAAVKLPAEYQADGENLLPALQGSSITRTRPIFWEWRGPKPEPDWWPHFAVRDGDWKLLMTEDKMRVELHNLKTDRAEEAGRDLSKSHPEIVARLKKMILDWKATLPTKIDPNCVSPKRDTD; encoded by the coding sequence GTGAGAACCATATTGAGATCATTGCTACTGACGCTTTGCTGCTTCGCAGGCGTGGCGGCACATGCCGCCGAGTCGTCGAAACCCAACATCGTCTTCATCTACGCCGATGACTGGGGCTGGGGCGATCTGTCCTGTCATGGACATGAGTGGTTGAAGACGCCGAACATTGACCGGCTGGCCAGTGAGGGAACTGACTTTCAACAGTTCAACGTGCTCAACCCCGTCTGCTCGCCGAGTCGCACGGCGGTGATGACGGGTAAGTTCCCGGCACGTTTCTCGGTACATCAGCACTTCGCCTCACCCACGGTGAACCGTAACCAGAACATGCCTGACTGGCTCGATCCGAAGCCGACCATGCTGCCGCGTCTGTTTCAGCAGGCGGGCTATCGTACGGGGCATTTTGGCAAATGGCATCTGACGAACGCGGGAGTTGAGGGAGCCCCGAAGCCAGAGGCGTATGGCTACGATAACTACGCTGTCTTCAACGGCGGTACGGGATGGGGGAAGCCGGAGCCATTGCACGACATGGCGAAGGACACCTTGGCCTTCATCGAGGCAAACAAAGATCAGCCGTTTTTCGTTAATGTGTGGCTGCATGAAAGTCACACGCCACACGTCCCTACACCGGAGTCCATGGCAAAGTGGAAGCATCTCGATGAGCAGAAGCAGGTTTATTCCGCGGTCATCACCGATGGTGACAATGCTGTCGGCTTGATCCTCGACGCGCTGGAAAGGGAAGGTTTGTCGGACAACACCATCGTGATGTTCGCCAGCGACAATGGCCCGGAATGGACCCACGCCGATCAGCAGCACAAAAAAATGGGCGCAGGATACGGGACGTGGGCCAGCATCGGCCAAACCAGCGGACTACGCGGCAAGAAACGCAGCTTGTACGAAGGCGGTGTTCGCTCGCCATTCATCGTACGCTGGCCGGGGCATACTCCAGCCGGAGAGATGAACAATACCACTGTCTTTACAGGTGTGGATCTGTTGCCAACGCTTTGTGCCGCCGCGGCGGTGAAACTGCCCGCTGAATATCAAGCCGACGGCGAGAATCTGCTCCCGGCCCTGCAAGGCAGTTCCATCACGCGAACGCGTCCTATCTTTTGGGAATGGCGTGGCCCTAAACCCGAGCCCGATTGGTGGCCGCACTTTGCGGTACGCGACGGTGATTGGAAGCTCCTGATGACCGAGGATAAGATGCGAGTCGAGCTCCACAACCTGAAAACCGACCGTGCGGAAGAGGCCGGTAGAGATTTGTCGAAGTCGCATCCGGAGATCGTCGCCCGCTTAAAGAAGATGATTCTCGACTGGAAGGCTACGCTGCCCACCAAAATTGACCCCAACTGTGTCAGCCCGAAGCGAGACACGGATTAA
- a CDS encoding alpha-L-fucosidase has translation MIEFLALCGARGVNLLLNVGPTPEGTLLAEEIERRKEVGQWMKVNGESIYGTHCCPVDFDFLWGAMTHKDKTVYLHVLEWEPEGIEFGGIVGKPSRAYFLADPRRKALPVTYEENGHVTKVEVPAKAPDSRNTVIAVEYDAPVVADPDAKGKYHWYTNRRTRHTDIRESDSAGRQALPKAVTGD, from the coding sequence ATGATTGAATTCTTGGCGCTGTGCGGCGCACGGGGAGTGAATCTCCTGCTCAACGTCGGCCCAACGCCGGAGGGTACCTTGCTGGCGGAAGAGATCGAACGTCGCAAAGAGGTCGGCCAATGGATGAAAGTGAATGGCGAGTCGATCTACGGAACTCACTGCTGTCCGGTTGATTTCGACTTCTTGTGGGGAGCGATGACCCACAAGGACAAGACGGTGTACCTCCATGTTTTGGAATGGGAGCCGGAAGGCATTGAGTTTGGTGGCATTGTAGGCAAGCCGTCCAGGGCGTACTTCCTGGCAGACCCTCGGCGCAAGGCTTTGCCGGTGACGTATGAAGAAAACGGTCACGTCACCAAGGTGGAAGTGCCAGCGAAGGCGCCGGATTCGAGAAACACCGTGATTGCGGTGGAGTATGATGCACCCGTCGTCGCCGATCCAGATGCGAAAGGCAAGTATCACTGGTATACCAATCGGAGGACGAGACATACCGATATTCGGGAAAGCGACAGTGCAGGGAGACAGGCGCTGCCGAAAGCCGTTACAGGAGATTGA
- a CDS encoding alpha-L-fucosidase, with product MKKNKFILLAVFHACLLTVPAVVASDPANATANSSPTDDSHMEWWRDARFGMFIHWGLYSVQGGEWKGKDYGKEQGGASAEWLMNSANIPKEEYRATTGATTAPTMPGKVRKT from the coding sequence ATGAAGAAGAACAAATTTATCCTCCTGGCCGTGTTTCACGCGTGCCTCTTAACCGTTCCTGCAGTGGTCGCCAGCGACCCAGCAAACGCCACCGCCAACTCCAGCCCCACAGATGACTCTCACATGGAGTGGTGGCGGGATGCCCGATTTGGCATGTTTATCCACTGGGGGCTCTATTCCGTCCAGGGCGGGGAATGGAAGGGCAAGGATTATGGCAAAGAACAGGGGGGAGCCAGTGCCGAATGGCTCATGAACAGTGCCAATATTCCGAAAGAGGAATACCGCGCCACAACTGGGGCTACGACCGCACCGACGATGCCTGGAAAAGTCCGAAAGACATGA
- a CDS encoding right-handed parallel beta-helix repeat-containing protein, producing MAGGICRSAETDADFYVSPEGSDRWSGTHADPIEGGDDGPFATLERARDAVRMLKKRKSEDLAVLVRGGTYPLDKTVVFGLEDAGKGNATVTYAAYPGETPVFSSGREITGWKKVTDKLPGLPEEAIGKLQVADVSGRFLTLYDDLGMLPRAQSDRFVPKGSATELHFPKGRLKNWPSVEDVELVVRPTRLWIMNVLPLVSVDEKAGIARTAIPATYGMNKIGCWVENVLEELDKPGEWVLNTNEGKVYLWPRDESPVIAPQLIEFIRVEGAIDKQSPKDVPVRNLCFRGLTFKHGERYTLAKDDAGLQHDWDMLDKDNALVRLRGTENCVVDQCHFLHSGSGAIRVDLHGMENEISGNHIEHMGGGGILLCGYGPGTKDVNKKNLVYNNHIHHVGKIYWHSPGIYVCQSGENRVANNLIHHTNYTGLIVSGIVTRFFVQPDQRESVRTIRWHEIKKLPEDPTLDDVRPYLHTRNNLIELNEIHHAMQMLGDGNGIYIRGAGPGNVIRRNYIHHLVAETNAQGAIRTDGGQMDTLIAENLIYKCKSQGMTLKLNNRFENNIVADIIAPRGTYLKIVEGPMAGASNQRNIYFSSLADCSFISEPGSGTGKVGEDSRGRFPARMKDIESDHNIYYCKTEPRLGEETLERLQRDGVDVNSRVVDPMFVDPQNGDFRFKPGSPALEMGIVPIDLSQVGLRITEL from the coding sequence ATGGCTGGCGGGATATGTCGTTCCGCAGAGACGGATGCTGATTTCTATGTGTCCCCCGAGGGCTCTGACCGCTGGTCGGGTACGCATGCCGATCCGATTGAAGGCGGCGACGATGGGCCGTTTGCTACACTCGAGCGTGCGCGCGATGCCGTGCGGATGTTGAAGAAAAGGAAGTCGGAAGACCTCGCGGTTCTGGTTCGCGGTGGAACCTATCCGTTGGACAAAACGGTGGTGTTTGGCCTGGAAGACGCTGGGAAGGGCAATGCCACGGTGACTTATGCCGCTTATCCTGGCGAGACGCCGGTGTTCAGTTCCGGACGGGAGATTACAGGCTGGAAAAAAGTAACCGACAAACTCCCTGGCCTGCCCGAGGAAGCGATCGGCAAACTACAGGTGGCGGATGTCTCGGGCCGGTTCTTGACCCTTTATGATGATCTGGGAATGCTGCCGCGCGCACAGTCGGATCGATTTGTTCCGAAGGGGAGCGCGACCGAGCTCCATTTCCCAAAGGGGCGTCTGAAAAACTGGCCCAGTGTGGAAGATGTTGAACTGGTGGTCCGTCCCACTCGGCTTTGGATCATGAATGTGCTGCCACTGGTCTCGGTCGATGAAAAGGCAGGGATTGCCCGCACAGCCATACCAGCGACCTACGGGATGAACAAAATCGGTTGCTGGGTTGAGAATGTGTTGGAGGAACTCGACAAACCGGGCGAATGGGTGCTCAACACGAACGAGGGGAAGGTTTATCTCTGGCCACGAGACGAGTCGCCGGTGATCGCTCCTCAGTTGATTGAGTTTATCCGGGTCGAAGGTGCAATTGATAAGCAGAGCCCGAAGGACGTTCCCGTTCGCAACCTTTGTTTCCGCGGTCTCACCTTCAAGCACGGTGAACGTTATACGCTAGCCAAGGACGATGCAGGTTTGCAGCACGATTGGGACATGCTTGACAAGGACAACGCGTTAGTTCGCCTGCGCGGCACCGAGAACTGTGTTGTTGATCAGTGCCATTTTCTACACAGCGGAAGTGGTGCAATCCGTGTGGATCTGCATGGAATGGAAAACGAAATCTCCGGCAACCATATCGAACACATGGGCGGGGGCGGCATTCTGCTTTGCGGTTATGGTCCCGGCACAAAGGACGTGAACAAGAAGAACCTCGTCTACAACAACCACATTCATCATGTCGGGAAAATCTATTGGCACTCACCCGGGATCTACGTCTGTCAGAGCGGAGAGAACCGCGTGGCGAATAATCTGATCCATCATACGAACTATACTGGGCTAATCGTCTCCGGCATCGTGACCCGATTCTTCGTTCAACCGGATCAGCGTGAATCGGTTCGCACCATTCGATGGCACGAGATCAAAAAGCTTCCGGAGGATCCGACACTCGACGATGTCCGCCCCTATCTGCACACGCGCAATAATCTCATTGAACTCAACGAGATTCACCATGCGATGCAAATGCTGGGTGACGGCAATGGAATCTACATTCGCGGCGCGGGTCCGGGCAATGTGATTCGCCGCAACTATATCCATCATTTGGTCGCCGAAACGAATGCGCAGGGCGCGATCCGAACGGACGGCGGGCAAATGGATACCCTGATCGCCGAAAACCTGATCTACAAATGCAAGTCGCAGGGGATGACGTTGAAGTTGAATAACCGCTTCGAAAACAACATTGTTGCCGACATCATTGCACCTCGCGGCACCTACTTAAAGATCGTCGAAGGTCCCATGGCGGGTGCGAGCAATCAGCGGAACATCTACTTCTCATCGTTGGCAGACTGCAGCTTCATCTCGGAGCCGGGATCCGGAACTGGAAAAGTGGGCGAGGATAGCAGGGGGCGGTTCCCTGCTCGCATGAAGGATATCGAGTCCGATCACAACATCTACTACTGCAAAACGGAACCCCGCCTCGGTGAAGAGACACTGGAACGACTGCAACGTGACGGCGTCGATGTCAACAGCCGAGTAGTGGACCCAATGTTCGTGGACCCGCAGAACGGTGACTTCCGATTCAAGCCGGGATCTCCCGCACTCGAAATGGGCATTGTCCCGATCGACTTGTCGCAGGTCGGATTACGCATCACCGAACTTTGA
- a CDS encoding alpha-L-fucosidase: MKKQSKLLPVLVVLISVLTFPAVVAFAKQGVVHPYWAPRTWQLRPDDITTIMGFRAKLSGNLAHADRPTPTVVNNAFVRGFNTDEDIMTWEVDAPYRASYTIAVLYTGDKEILAQSTLEVTSATTTVTEKVKVPNWETRPAFQRHYLKQNLLLKKGINTIRLRLVNFQGTQAERDALNNKRNAKGKTNPFAIWSIELVRPEALVAIKARAKAMKADVQWMVDGKYGLFVHFSSGSTPFLGGPRLGQQYQRLVDLFDVDAFADKVAETGASWVCFTCAHGTQHWPGPSNTIDQIKPGFTCKRDLIRELIDGLAKHDIRLMLYYNPNSGMENLYGDTYGNGETPDPTGYFNFLEAHFREVSLRYGEDLATTAGYVDDCGWKVYQLDPPWEKLAKAIKAGNPNAPVGFSQNIFPNLTPFTDLVVSDGAGREPEILPAVLFEEGGQLEGQYPAHWCFMDGWSSRTRNGTFTAKPQFSAEQYIEFFEKADEANLPITINLSMTPDVTSKHPFFNPVCIDIMKQVRKAVKGY; the protein is encoded by the coding sequence ATGAAAAAACAGAGCAAATTGTTACCGGTTTTGGTAGTGCTGATCAGCGTTTTGACTTTTCCAGCAGTCGTTGCATTTGCGAAGCAAGGCGTTGTCCATCCCTACTGGGCGCCAAGAACCTGGCAACTCAGGCCGGATGATATCACGACGATCATGGGTTTTCGGGCTAAGTTGAGCGGGAATCTTGCCCATGCTGATCGCCCAACGCCGACAGTTGTCAACAATGCGTTTGTTCGGGGGTTTAACACCGACGAGGATATCATGACATGGGAAGTGGATGCGCCTTATCGAGCAAGCTATACGATTGCAGTGCTCTACACGGGAGACAAAGAAATACTCGCGCAGTCCACTCTGGAGGTCACCTCAGCGACGACGACGGTCACCGAGAAAGTCAAAGTGCCGAATTGGGAAACCAGGCCAGCATTCCAGAGGCATTATTTGAAGCAGAATCTGTTGCTTAAGAAGGGGATCAACACCATCCGTTTGCGTCTAGTGAATTTTCAGGGGACTCAAGCCGAGCGGGATGCTCTGAACAATAAACGGAATGCAAAAGGAAAAACGAATCCCTTTGCCATTTGGTCGATTGAACTTGTACGTCCTGAAGCCTTGGTTGCCATCAAGGCCCGCGCCAAAGCAATGAAAGCAGATGTGCAATGGATGGTGGATGGAAAGTACGGTTTGTTCGTGCATTTTTCATCTGGCTCAACGCCATTTCTGGGGGGACCGAGGTTAGGGCAACAATACCAGAGGTTGGTAGATCTCTTCGATGTGGATGCTTTTGCCGATAAAGTTGCCGAAACAGGCGCATCTTGGGTCTGTTTTACCTGTGCCCATGGCACGCAACACTGGCCCGGCCCGAGCAACACGATCGACCAAATCAAACCCGGGTTTACATGCAAACGCGATTTGATCAGGGAGCTGATTGATGGCCTGGCGAAACACGACATTCGCCTGATGCTTTACTACAATCCAAACAGTGGCATGGAGAATTTGTATGGCGACACGTATGGCAATGGCGAAACCCCGGACCCGACGGGCTATTTCAACTTTTTAGAAGCCCATTTTCGCGAGGTGAGCCTGCGCTACGGTGAAGATCTCGCGACGACCGCCGGCTATGTGGATGACTGTGGGTGGAAGGTCTATCAGCTTGATCCGCCCTGGGAGAAACTGGCAAAAGCCATTAAGGCAGGAAACCCCAACGCGCCGGTCGGTTTTAGTCAGAACATCTTTCCAAACTTAACGCCCTTCACTGACCTTGTGGTTTCAGATGGAGCTGGTAGAGAACCCGAGATTCTACCTGCGGTTTTGTTTGAAGAGGGTGGGCAACTCGAAGGGCAATACCCTGCCCATTGGTGTTTCATGGACGGTTGGTCCAGCCGCACACGCAACGGAACCTTCACGGCGAAACCTCAATTCTCTGCTGAACAATACATCGAGTTTTTTGAAAAAGCAGATGAAGCCAATTTGCCCATCACCATCAATCTCTCGATGACCCCGGATGTAACTTCGAAGCACCCATTTTTCAATCCGGTCTGTATCGACATCATGAAGCAGGTGCGTAAAGCAGTAAAAGGCTATTAG
- a CDS encoding alpha-L-fucosidase, with product MNMECRVILRGVLLSTVLAWSVTTFVGAQEPETTAPSGKVFQLAADEVTAMIASSGSLSGNAKRHFRSGNVVHGFESPQDTVTWTVDVPKEEDYVVDVLFSKREQTQLEVSSGDSVLTAPSMVRTWEHRPFFWRQQLPGTLHLKAGVNQITLRLPDAKPASASAGTNVRSSSRFGQGVTEEFHLFSIELGTAAVRQGQVERAKAIRGDVSWMVDGKYGIFVHWSSQSRGFNIDEKRADWFQKSVEMFDVEVFADAIERTGAAWITFTATHQGFYWPGPNAAIDNVAPGRTSERDLLGEIIDALDQRGIRTLFYLHTGYNGYDPEVWREALGAKDADTKRFNDNIEAILRDCSLRYGKKLMGFGYMDGALAWDYPLGPSWEGWARAIKAGNPKAVVGLSSNRGPTVSPFSELAVTDGGSELLQVDPQLIGPGKQLGDVTSAWWCLMDQGGWFQNRPMNGRHGPGPVHSTQEYVDFFKRMAEAKIPVTINLILTADVTDDHPIFNPECMAVMDEVRKAIRGKGSSQDLIQDDLVLDLNADTGLILEDGNMVTSWTNQAPNPEAIEFKSTEEGRTQTIISQEELGTGRPTLLKNRREINGHNSLLFREDELINDHDEAFHGMMTGAGYTWFAVIKPYKQGGPGKINSGYPNAFFGCLRNSGKPQLETGQYAGFWGSFYPDGRVYMGSRNGLNEKVRDGVNTPEVAGPPPSLNEWHIVMGRQGSGTGVVPLELFVDDPSEAVNSSDFPVGNVEPSRMAIGTERNAINHQGKESFDGELARLLMYATALNQQEMEAVYDYLRKVYFD from the coding sequence ATGAATATGGAATGTAGAGTGATCCTCCGTGGCGTACTGCTGTCAACGGTGTTGGCATGGAGTGTGACGACGTTTGTTGGTGCTCAGGAGCCGGAAACGACTGCACCGTCTGGCAAGGTCTTCCAGTTGGCTGCGGATGAGGTAACGGCCATGATCGCTTCAAGTGGATCATTGTCCGGCAATGCGAAGCGTCACTTCCGAAGTGGTAATGTGGTGCACGGTTTTGAGTCTCCGCAAGATACGGTGACCTGGACGGTCGATGTTCCGAAGGAAGAGGATTACGTGGTCGATGTGCTGTTCAGCAAGCGGGAGCAGACGCAACTGGAAGTGAGTTCAGGGGACTCTGTTTTGACGGCCCCGTCGATGGTCAGGACCTGGGAGCATCGCCCCTTTTTCTGGCGTCAGCAACTACCTGGTACCTTGCATTTAAAGGCCGGTGTGAACCAGATCACCCTCCGCCTGCCTGATGCAAAACCTGCGTCGGCGTCGGCGGGAACTAACGTCAGAAGTTCCTCGCGTTTCGGTCAAGGGGTGACCGAGGAATTCCACCTGTTTTCCATTGAACTGGGGACAGCCGCTGTGCGTCAGGGGCAAGTGGAACGTGCCAAGGCGATTCGGGGCGATGTCTCGTGGATGGTCGATGGGAAGTACGGCATCTTCGTCCACTGGTCGTCTCAAAGCCGTGGATTCAACATCGATGAAAAGAGAGCCGATTGGTTTCAGAAGTCAGTGGAGATGTTCGATGTGGAGGTTTTTGCTGATGCCATCGAGCGCACGGGTGCCGCGTGGATCACCTTTACCGCGACGCACCAGGGATTCTATTGGCCCGGCCCCAACGCAGCCATCGACAATGTTGCACCAGGACGCACCTCCGAACGCGATTTACTGGGTGAAATCATTGATGCGCTGGACCAGCGGGGCATTCGCACCCTGTTCTATCTGCATACCGGCTACAACGGATACGACCCCGAGGTGTGGCGGGAGGCGCTGGGCGCCAAGGATGCGGACACCAAACGCTTCAATGACAATATCGAGGCGATCCTCCGCGATTGCAGCCTACGCTATGGCAAGAAGCTGATGGGATTCGGTTATATGGATGGTGCATTGGCCTGGGACTATCCTCTGGGGCCATCCTGGGAAGGCTGGGCCCGCGCGATCAAGGCGGGCAATCCCAAGGCGGTGGTGGGACTGAGTTCGAACCGGGGCCCGACGGTCAGCCCGTTCAGCGAATTGGCCGTCACCGATGGCGGCAGCGAGCTGCTTCAAGTCGATCCCCAGCTCATCGGACCCGGTAAGCAATTGGGTGATGTCACGTCGGCATGGTGGTGCCTGATGGACCAGGGCGGTTGGTTCCAAAATCGACCCATGAATGGCCGCCACGGCCCCGGACCGGTTCATTCGACACAGGAGTATGTTGACTTCTTCAAACGGATGGCAGAGGCCAAGATTCCCGTGACCATCAACCTGATCCTGACCGCTGATGTGACGGACGACCATCCGATCTTTAACCCCGAGTGCATGGCGGTCATGGACGAAGTCCGCAAGGCCATTCGTGGTAAGGGAAGCTCACAGGACCTCATCCAGGATGATTTGGTCCTCGATCTCAATGCCGATACCGGTTTGATCCTTGAGGATGGCAACATGGTCACCAGCTGGACGAACCAGGCTCCCAATCCAGAAGCGATCGAATTCAAGTCCACTGAGGAGGGACGCACTCAGACGATCATCTCACAGGAAGAATTAGGCACAGGCCGTCCAACCCTTTTGAAAAACCGTCGTGAGATCAATGGGCACAACAGCCTCCTTTTTAGAGAAGATGAATTGATCAACGATCATGATGAGGCTTTTCATGGAATGATGACCGGAGCCGGATATACATGGTTCGCGGTGATTAAGCCATATAAACAGGGCGGACCAGGAAAGATCAACTCCGGATATCCAAACGCCTTTTTCGGATGTCTTCGGAATTCGGGGAAGCCTCAATTGGAAACGGGACAATACGCAGGATTCTGGGGCTCCTTCTATCCCGATGGCAGAGTCTACATGGGATCTCGAAATGGACTGAATGAGAAGGTTCGTGATGGTGTGAATACGCCTGAGGTAGCAGGTCCACCGCCCTCGTTGAACGAGTGGCACATCGTCATGGGCAGGCAGGGCTCAGGAACGGGAGTCGTTCCATTAGAACTCTTTGTCGACGATCCATCTGAAGCCGTCAATTCCAGTGATTTTCCTGTGGGAAACGTAGAGCCCAGCCGTATGGCTATCGGCACCGAAAGGAATGCAATCAATCATCAGGGAAAGGAATCCTTCGATGGTGAATTAGCTCGGCTGCTGATGTATGCAACAGCTCTGAACCAACAAGAGATGGAAGCGGTTTATGACTATTTACGGAAGGTGTATTTTGATTAA